Proteins encoded by one window of uncultured Celeribacter sp.:
- a CDS encoding LysR family transcriptional regulator: MPSLTLLESFMATARTGSFAEAARQLGVSSSAIGKSVQRLEEELGVTLFQRTTRQVSLTEDGRLLLAGVSPALEALGETVETLRDRTGRIEGPLTVSVPLAGHHMLDQAFSDFLRKTPGVTLEIRYEDQMVDLISKGVDLGIRNGPLRDSTLKQRPFRPYHHRLYASPDYLTQRGSPSLATLPDHSRIALRLSTSGVVQPWLRRDGRPLALPAPRLIVNAIDSARNAARLGLGIAWLPGFVVQEDLAQGRLIQILDDEMGEDGMFYLVWPASRALPRRLRALIDHLVA; encoded by the coding sequence ATGCCAAGCCTCACCCTGCTCGAAAGTTTCATGGCCACCGCCCGCACAGGCTCCTTTGCCGAGGCCGCGAGGCAGCTTGGCGTGTCCTCCTCCGCCATCGGCAAATCCGTTCAGAGACTGGAGGAAGAGCTGGGCGTCACCCTGTTTCAACGCACCACGCGGCAGGTGTCGCTCACCGAGGATGGGCGTTTGTTGCTGGCCGGGGTCTCGCCTGCGCTTGAGGCCTTGGGAGAGACCGTGGAGACTCTGCGCGACCGGACGGGGCGGATCGAGGGGCCGCTCACGGTCAGCGTGCCTTTGGCCGGGCATCATATGCTGGACCAAGCTTTCAGTGATTTCCTGCGCAAGACGCCCGGTGTGACGCTGGAAATTCGCTATGAAGATCAGATGGTTGATCTGATTTCTAAAGGCGTCGACCTGGGCATTCGCAACGGCCCGCTGCGCGACAGCACGTTGAAACAGCGGCCCTTTCGCCCCTATCACCACCGGCTCTACGCCTCGCCTGACTATCTGACGCAGCGCGGCTCCCCGAGCCTCGCCACCCTGCCCGATCATTCGCGGATCGCGTTGCGGCTTAGCACCTCTGGCGTGGTTCAGCCGTGGTTGCGACGCGACGGGCGGCCCTTGGCTTTGCCCGCGCCGCGCCTCATCGTCAATGCCATTGACAGTGCCCGCAATGCCGCGCGGCTGGGTCTCGGGATTGCCTGGCTGCCGGGTTTCGTGGTGCAGGAGGACTTGGCCCAAGGGCGCCTGATACAGATTCTCGACGATGAGATGGGCGAAGACGGCATGTTCTACCTCGTCTGGCCAGCCTCGCGCGCCCTGCCCCGCCGATTGCGCGCGCTGATCGATCACCTCGTCGCATGA
- the argF gene encoding ornithine carbamoyltransferase: MNHFLDIHKTEAKDLHRIIETAKLTKNARYDKPKAALDAEQPLKDKMVALIFEKPSTRTRVSFDVGVRQMGGQTMVLSGADMQLGHGETIADTARVLSRYVDMIMIRTFEEQTLLEMAEYASVPVINGLTNRTHPCQIMADILTYEEHRGSIKGKKVVWLGDGNNVCASFIHAAGQFGFDMTFAGPEPLDPEMGFVEEARAKGSTIEITRNAEEAVAGADLVVTDTWVSMHDPASARERRHNQLRPYRVDRKLMSHAHPDALFMHCLPAHRGDEVTNNVMDGPQSVIFDEAENRLHAQKAIMRWCVESK; this comes from the coding sequence ATGAACCACTTCCTCGACATTCACAAAACCGAAGCGAAAGACCTGCACCGGATCATCGAAACCGCGAAGCTCACCAAGAACGCGCGTTACGACAAACCGAAAGCCGCGCTCGATGCGGAACAGCCGCTCAAAGACAAAATGGTCGCGCTGATTTTCGAGAAACCCTCGACCCGGACGCGTGTGTCGTTCGACGTGGGCGTGCGCCAGATGGGCGGTCAGACCATGGTGCTTTCGGGGGCCGATATGCAACTGGGCCACGGCGAAACCATCGCCGACACCGCCCGCGTGTTGTCGCGTTACGTCGACATGATCATGATCCGCACCTTCGAAGAGCAAACGCTTTTGGAGATGGCGGAATATGCCTCCGTGCCGGTGATCAACGGGCTGACGAACCGGACCCACCCCTGCCAGATCATGGCCGACATCCTGACCTATGAGGAGCATCGCGGCTCGATCAAGGGCAAGAAAGTCGTCTGGTTGGGCGATGGCAACAATGTCTGTGCGTCGTTTATCCATGCCGCCGGTCAGTTCGGGTTCGACATGACCTTTGCAGGTCCTGAACCGCTCGATCCCGAGATGGGGTTTGTCGAAGAGGCGCGTGCCAAAGGATCGACCATCGAGATCACCCGCAACGCCGAAGAGGCTGTCGCAGGCGCCGATCTCGTGGTCACCGACACCTGGGTCTCGATGCATGATCCGGCCTCGGCCCGCGAACGTCGCCACAACCAGCTTCGGCCCTACCGGGTGGATCGCAAGCTGATGTCACATGCGCACCCCGACGCTTTGTTCATGCATTGCCTGCCCGCGCACCGCGGCGATGAGGTGACGAACAACGTGATGGACGGCCCGCAGTCGGTGATTTTCGACGAGGCGGAAAACCGTCTCCACGCGCAAAAGGCGATCATGCGCTGGTGTGTCGAGAGCAAATAA
- a CDS encoding aspartate aminotransferase family protein, with amino-acid sequence MITPVLPTYNRAPLSFVKGEGSWLFEADGRRFLDLGAGIAVNTLGHANPELAETLKSQADTLWHVSNLYKIPAQEALADKLVELTFADTCFFTNSGTEAAELAIKMARKYWYEKGQPEKTEIITFEGCFHGRSTGAIAASGTDKMVKGFGPLMPGFVHLPFGEWDSVADHVTDKTAAILIEPVQGEGGIRVVPDEALKLLRAIAEAKGCLLMFDEVQCGVARTGKLFAHEYAGVTPDIMMVAKGIGGGFPLGAALATEDAASGMTAGTHGSTYGGNPLGCAIGLKVMEIVSNPDFLAEVNRKAGLMRQKLEGLVADHPDVFEAVRGEGLMLGLKCKIAPADLVGKGYEHGVLTVPAADNVVRLLPALNISDEEIAEAVSRIDAAASAL; translated from the coding sequence ATGATCACACCCGTTCTGCCGACCTACAACCGGGCTCCGCTGTCCTTCGTCAAAGGCGAAGGCTCCTGGCTTTTCGAGGCGGACGGGCGACGTTTCCTCGATCTGGGCGCGGGCATCGCGGTGAACACGCTGGGCCACGCCAACCCGGAACTGGCCGAGACGTTGAAATCTCAGGCGGATACGCTCTGGCACGTCTCGAACCTTTACAAGATCCCGGCGCAGGAAGCTCTGGCCGACAAGCTGGTCGAGCTGACCTTTGCCGACACTTGTTTCTTCACCAACTCCGGCACAGAAGCGGCCGAGCTGGCGATCAAGATGGCGCGCAAATATTGGTATGAAAAAGGCCAGCCGGAAAAGACCGAGATCATCACCTTTGAGGGCTGTTTCCATGGTCGCTCCACCGGCGCGATTGCCGCCTCCGGTACGGACAAGATGGTCAAGGGCTTTGGCCCCCTGATGCCCGGGTTTGTGCATCTGCCGTTTGGTGAGTGGGACAGCGTGGCCGATCACGTCACCGACAAAACCGCGGCGATCCTGATCGAGCCGGTGCAGGGCGAGGGCGGCATTCGTGTCGTCCCCGACGAGGCACTGAAACTGTTGCGCGCGATTGCGGAGGCCAAAGGCTGCCTGTTGATGTTCGACGAGGTGCAATGCGGCGTCGCGCGGACCGGCAAACTTTTCGCTCATGAATACGCTGGCGTGACGCCCGACATCATGATGGTTGCCAAAGGCATCGGCGGGGGCTTTCCTCTGGGGGCCGCTCTGGCGACCGAAGACGCGGCATCCGGCATGACCGCAGGCACGCACGGGTCCACCTATGGTGGCAATCCTCTGGGCTGTGCCATCGGGCTGAAGGTGATGGAGATCGTGTCCAATCCCGACTTCCTCGCCGAGGTGAACCGCAAGGCGGGGCTGATGCGCCAGAAACTCGAAGGCCTCGTGGCCGATCACCCGGATGTCTTTGAGGCCGTCCGTGGCGAAGGCCTCATGCTGGGCCTCAAATGCAAAATCGCGCCCGCCGATCTGGTGGGCAAAGGCTATGAGCATGGTGTCCTCACCGTGCCCGCCGCCGACAACGTGGTGCGGCTCTTGCCCGCGCTGAATATCAGTGACGAAGAGATTGCCGAGGCCGTGTCGCGGATTGATGCCGCCGCCAGCGCGCTCTGA
- a CDS encoding trypsin-like peptidase domain-containing protein, translating into MAADSLPSELDSADRRTELIGWEGVGRLDIAGQSTCSGALIAADLVLTAAHCVVDEDNTPVPPARILFRAGLRNGDYIAASKGLAVAVTPGYDTRRDVSPATIRTDVALIKLASPIPSALARPFPVHRGSKPRGELMVASYGRGRNAVLSIQRECHVLDYFDDIYSFDCDITFGSSGAPVFAYDGVRPAIVSVVSALGTRDGRKVGFGMSLIDRVSALKRQIALGAPQVAAKPAVAKRITVGGASTSRSVGNSKFLSAN; encoded by the coding sequence ATGGCCGCCGACAGCCTGCCGTCCGAATTGGACAGTGCGGATCGTCGGACCGAGTTGATCGGCTGGGAGGGCGTCGGGCGGTTGGACATTGCCGGGCAGAGCACCTGTTCCGGGGCTTTGATCGCCGCCGATCTCGTGTTGACGGCGGCACATTGTGTGGTTGACGAGGACAACACGCCTGTGCCGCCCGCGCGCATTTTGTTTCGCGCAGGGCTCAGGAATGGCGACTATATCGCCGCCTCGAAAGGTCTCGCTGTGGCGGTCACACCCGGTTACGATACCCGCCGCGATGTCAGCCCAGCGACCATCCGCACCGATGTGGCGTTGATCAAACTGGCGTCTCCGATTCCCTCAGCTTTGGCGCGGCCTTTCCCGGTGCATCGCGGTTCGAAACCCCGTGGCGAACTGATGGTCGCTTCCTATGGGCGGGGGCGGAATGCCGTTTTGTCGATCCAGCGCGAATGCCATGTGCTGGATTATTTCGACGACATCTACAGCTTCGATTGCGACATCACCTTTGGCTCTTCGGGGGCACCGGTCTTTGCCTATGACGGGGTGCGGCCCGCGATTGTGTCGGTTGTCTCTGCATTGGGCACACGGGACGGGCGCAAGGTGGGTTTTGGCATGTCGCTGATCGACCGGGTGTCGGCGCTGAAACGTCAGATCGCCCTGGGCGCCCCGCAAGTTGCGGCGAAACCGGCGGTGGCCAAGCGCATCACCGTTGGGGGGGCTTCAACATCGCGCTCGGTCGGCAATTCCAAATTCCTGTCGGCAAATTGA
- a CDS encoding Hint domain-containing protein, protein MVQRTLDNVYMYDGTLLNAEGLLDTMLVSSFSGPQTGTLDVSDTDGDINWDSTENATWNDANATFIGSGEASVSVTLLGIELSLSSSVPFNAWEVDGQTYVEYPEGDPAGLLDGLLSQALDFPLLSLLGVPQLVSLIEQNAILDFDLTNQNEIDLPVCFAKGTRIKTLGGWEMIENIKAGDLVMTQDHGAQPVRWIGHATARAHGAFAPVEIDQGVLGNDRPLTVSQQHRVLHGSVAAELLLGVNEVLLAAKHLVNGTTIRLRETGYVTYYHMLFDQHELVFSEGIATESFHPGAMAHNALRSAECEELFGLFPELQSDFNNYGRAARQVVKSYEANLLVVDAV, encoded by the coding sequence ATGGTACAGCGCACACTCGACAATGTTTACATGTACGACGGGACGCTTCTGAATGCCGAAGGGCTGTTGGACACGATGCTTGTCAGTTCCTTTTCGGGGCCGCAGACCGGTACGCTGGATGTGAGCGATACGGATGGTGACATCAACTGGGACAGCACGGAAAATGCGACGTGGAATGACGCCAATGCGACATTCATCGGCAGCGGTGAGGCGAGTGTCAGCGTCACGCTTCTGGGCATAGAACTGTCGCTGTCGTCGTCTGTGCCCTTCAACGCCTGGGAGGTCGATGGTCAGACCTATGTGGAGTATCCGGAGGGGGATCCCGCTGGGCTTTTGGACGGGCTTTTGTCTCAGGCGCTCGACTTTCCCTTGTTGAGCCTCCTCGGGGTACCGCAACTGGTCAGCCTGATCGAACAGAACGCGATTTTGGATTTCGACCTCACCAATCAGAATGAAATCGACTTGCCGGTCTGTTTCGCCAAAGGCACGCGGATCAAGACCCTGGGTGGCTGGGAGATGATCGAAAATATCAAGGCGGGTGATCTGGTGATGACACAGGATCATGGTGCGCAGCCCGTGCGCTGGATCGGACATGCGACAGCCAGGGCACATGGGGCCTTTGCACCTGTTGAAATCGACCAAGGCGTCTTGGGCAATGATCGCCCGCTCACCGTGTCGCAACAGCATCGGGTGCTTCATGGCAGCGTCGCGGCGGAACTTCTTTTGGGTGTAAATGAGGTGCTTTTGGCCGCCAAGCATCTGGTGAATGGCACCACAATTCGTCTGCGCGAAACTGGGTATGTCACCTACTACCACATGCTATTCGACCAGCACGAATTGGTGTTCTCGGAAGGCATTGCAACGGAGAGCTTTCATCCGGGCGCCATGGCGCACAATGCCTTGCGGAGCGCGGAGTGTGAGGAGTTGTTCGGCCTTTTCCCTGAGCTGCAATCAGATTTCAACAATTACGGACGTGCCGCGCGCCAGGTGGTGAAAAGCTATGAGGCCAATTTGCTGGTAGTTGATGCTGTCTGA
- a CDS encoding ABC transporter permease yields MKMAQYEIQMGVRRFGRVNWLGLYTLMLREIRRFLAVWTQTLLAPLVTAGLFLTIFTLAIGPSRGDVMGVPFVHFLAPGILTMTVIQNAFANTSSSIMISKVQGNIVDTLMPPLSPSELVIGYLSGGVARGMVVAFAIWIVMAIFVGLPLHHPLFAIAFILLGALFIGGLGVLAGIVSQKFDHMAAITNFIITPLSFLSGTFYSVETLPQWFKALTHLNPVFYLIDGVRYGIIGTSDSSPWLGLAVMSAVTAVVVFVDWTFFKRGTKLKS; encoded by the coding sequence ATGAAAATGGCTCAATATGAAATCCAGATGGGCGTTCGGCGCTTTGGTCGCGTCAATTGGCTTGGACTGTACACATTGATGCTGCGCGAGATCCGCCGGTTTCTGGCGGTCTGGACGCAAACGCTTCTGGCGCCTCTGGTCACGGCGGGGTTGTTCCTGACGATTTTCACGCTCGCCATCGGCCCCTCGCGCGGTGATGTCATGGGCGTGCCCTTCGTGCATTTCCTCGCCCCCGGCATCCTGACCATGACGGTGATTCAGAATGCCTTTGCCAACACCTCGTCGTCGATCATGATCTCGAAGGTACAGGGCAATATCGTCGACACGCTGATGCCGCCGCTGTCGCCTTCTGAGCTGGTGATCGGCTACCTGTCGGGTGGCGTTGCGCGCGGGATGGTTGTGGCCTTCGCGATCTGGATCGTGATGGCGATCTTTGTCGGTCTGCCTCTGCATCACCCGCTGTTTGCGATTGCCTTTATCCTTCTGGGCGCGCTGTTCATCGGGGGCTTGGGCGTTCTGGCGGGCATTGTAAGCCAGAAATTCGACCATATGGCCGCGATCACCAATTTCATCATCACGCCGCTGTCGTTTCTGTCGGGCACCTTCTACTCCGTCGAAACCCTGCCGCAGTGGTTCAAAGCGCTGACCCATCTGAATCCGGTGTTCTACCTGATCGACGGCGTGCGCTATGGCATCATCGGCACCTCGGACAGCTCGCCCTGGCTGGGCCTTGCGGTGATGTCTGCGGTGACGGCTGTGGTGGTTTTCGTCGATTGGACCTTCTTCAAGCGCGGCACAAAACTGAAATCCTGA
- a CDS encoding GcrA family cell cycle regulator — MSWTDERVELLKKMWGEGQSASQIAKELGGVTRNAVIGKVHRLGLSNRAGSGAAAKPAAAPKAKPAAAPKPKAEAKPKPAAKPTEAPAASEAAPKPATPARRAIIPAGQPLPPQPSTNEIPAEALAKVSEVEKKAKRLSVMELTEKTCKWPVGDPATEDFWFCGLPSQPGKPYCEAHVGVAFQPMSSRRDRRR, encoded by the coding sequence ATGTCCTGGACCGATGAGCGCGTCGAACTGTTGAAGAAAATGTGGGGCGAGGGTCAATCCGCCTCCCAGATCGCCAAGGAGCTTGGCGGTGTGACGCGCAATGCGGTGATCGGCAAGGTGCACCGTCTGGGACTGTCGAACCGCGCGGGATCGGGAGCCGCCGCGAAACCCGCCGCCGCGCCCAAGGCCAAACCTGCCGCCGCGCCGAAACCCAAAGCGGAAGCCAAACCGAAACCCGCCGCGAAACCGACGGAGGCCCCTGCCGCCTCCGAGGCCGCCCCGAAACCCGCAACGCCTGCCCGTCGCGCGATCATTCCGGCGGGTCAGCCTTTGCCGCCGCAGCCCTCGACCAATGAGATCCCCGCCGAAGCTCTGGCCAAAGTCAGCGAAGTTGAGAAAAAGGCCAAGCGGCTGTCGGTGATGGAACTGACTGAGAAGACCTGCAAATGGCCGGTGGGTGACCCGGCGACCGAAGATTTCTGGTTCTGCGGTCTGCCGTCGCAGCCGGGCAAACCCTATTGCGAGGCCCATGTGGGCGTGGCCTTCCAGCCGATGTCCTCGCGCCGGGATCGCCGCCGCTGA
- a CDS encoding YceI family protein — protein MKNLLLSSALVLGATAATAEPVKYVLDPSHSQIVFSYEHLGYSTTTGMFSGFDGEIMFDEADPAASSVSVSFPTDSLYTGWAERTAHFLTGDFFGAEENPTISFVSTGITVTDDDEADITGDLTINGITKSVVIDAELTQKADHPMENKPWVGFDGELTVLRSDFDMGMFAPYVSDEVEIEISIEATPAE, from the coding sequence ATGAAAAACCTGCTTCTCTCCTCCGCCCTCGTTCTGGGCGCCACCGCCGCCACTGCCGAGCCGGTGAAATATGTGCTTGATCCGTCGCACAGCCAGATCGTGTTCTCCTATGAGCACCTCGGCTACTCCACCACCACCGGCATGTTCTCCGGCTTCGACGGTGAGATCATGTTCGACGAGGCCGATCCGGCCGCGTCCTCCGTCTCCGTGTCCTTCCCGACCGACAGCCTCTACACTGGCTGGGCCGAGCGCACCGCGCACTTCCTGACCGGCGACTTCTTTGGCGCTGAAGAGAACCCGACGATCTCCTTCGTGTCCACCGGCATCACCGTGACCGATGACGACGAAGCCGACATCACCGGCGATCTGACCATCAACGGCATCACCAAATCCGTCGTGATCGACGCCGAACTGACCCAAAAAGCCGACCACCCGATGGAGAACAAGCCCTGGGTCGGGTTTGACGGCGAGCTGACCGTGCTGCGCTCCGACTTCGACATGGGCATGTTCGCGCCCTACGTCTCCGACGAAGTCGAGATCGAGATCTCCATTGAAGCCACCCCGGCTGAGTAA
- a CDS encoding cytochrome b/b6 domain-containing protein has product MLTNTATRYGAAARFFHWSIALLILADLALGLIGENTPRTAETADRLQTLYSVHKTIGVTVLGLAVMRILWAFTQTKPVPVHPERKAETMLAEVIHWMLYGAILIMPLSGWVMHSAEAGFAPILWPFGQDLPFVPKSEDVAHMAGAVHGLSAWVIFVTVALHILGALKHAVIEKDGVLSRMLRGTEAGVEGASHASALPPALAAMLWIAVVAFPFVVPLEQHEEVASAAPMEQAEITSELPVWEVEQGGLTITVTQMGAPVEGSFANWTAAIAYNDESGTGEVTVTIDTTSLSLGSVTQQAQGPEFFDTETYATATFTGEITRLEGTAHEAVGTLTLVGQTVPVTLAFDLTLDGDRATMSGTTALDRRDFGMGAGYEDEGTVGFGVAVATELTAVRQ; this is encoded by the coding sequence ATGCTCACCAACACAGCCACCCGTTACGGCGCCGCCGCGCGCTTTTTCCATTGGTCCATCGCGCTTTTGATCCTCGCGGACCTCGCGCTTGGCCTCATTGGCGAGAACACGCCCCGCACGGCGGAGACCGCTGACCGGCTCCAAACCCTCTATTCCGTGCATAAAACCATCGGCGTCACCGTGCTTGGCCTCGCCGTGATGCGCATCCTCTGGGCGTTCACCCAGACGAAACCCGTGCCAGTGCACCCGGAGCGCAAGGCGGAGACCATGCTGGCCGAAGTGATCCATTGGATGCTCTACGGCGCGATCCTGATCATGCCCTTGTCGGGCTGGGTGATGCATTCCGCAGAAGCCGGCTTTGCCCCGATCCTCTGGCCCTTTGGTCAGGACCTGCCCTTCGTGCCGAAGTCCGAAGACGTCGCCCACATGGCGGGCGCGGTGCATGGGCTGTCGGCCTGGGTGATTTTCGTCACCGTGGCGCTGCACATTTTGGGCGCGCTCAAACATGCGGTGATCGAGAAAGACGGCGTGCTGTCGCGCATGCTGCGCGGCACGGAGGCGGGTGTCGAGGGCGCGAGCCACGCCTCTGCGCTTCCTCCCGCTCTGGCCGCTATGCTCTGGATTGCTGTCGTGGCCTTTCCCTTTGTCGTGCCCTTGGAACAGCATGAAGAGGTCGCCAGCGCCGCACCGATGGAACAGGCGGAGATCACCTCCGAGCTTCCCGTCTGGGAGGTGGAGCAGGGCGGTCTGACGATCACCGTGACTCAGATGGGCGCACCGGTCGAGGGCAGCTTTGCCAATTGGACCGCCGCCATCGCCTATAACGACGAGAGCGGCACGGGCGAGGTGACGGTCACCATCGACACCACCTCTTTGTCGCTCGGCTCTGTCACGCAACAGGCGCAGGGGCCGGAGTTCTTTGACACCGAAACCTATGCGACCGCGACTTTCACGGGCGAGATCACGCGGCTTGAGGGCACGGCGCATGAGGCCGTGGGCACGCTCACGCTGGTCGGGCAAACCGTTCCGGTGACGCTGGCTTTCGATCTCACACTCGACGGCGATCGCGCCACGATGTCCGGCACCACCGCCTTGGATCGCCGCGACTTCGGCATGGGCGCGGGCTATGAAGACGAGGGCACGGTGGGCTTTGGTGTCGCGGTTGCGACCGAACTGACGGCGGTGCGGCAGTAA
- the rimO gene encoding 30S ribosomal protein S12 methylthiotransferase RimO, with translation MSQNPPAIRPDLAPKPLFDGPRRDGQPTIGMVSLGCPKALVDSERILTRLRAEGYQISADYSGADAVIVNTCGFLDSAKAESLEAIGEALQENGKVLVTGCLGADPEYITGVHPKVLAVTGPHQYEQVLDAVHAAVPPAPDPFVDLLPATGVSLTPRHFSYLKISEGCNHACKFCIIPDMRGKLQSRPVHAVLREAEKLVEAGVKELLVISQDTSAYGLDRRYEAFPWKDREVRSHITDLARELGQLGAADDLWVRLHYVYPYPHVRELIPLMADAGNAVLPYLDIPFQHAHPDTLKRMARPAASAKVLDEIAAWRAMAPDITLRSTFIVGYPGETEEEFQYLLDWMDEAQLDRVGCFQYENVDGARSNALADHVAPELKQERWERFMEKAQAISEAKLEAKVGTVQQVIVDDIDEDGIATCRTKADAPEIDGNLFIDEGTEGLSVGDLVTVEVDEAGEYDLWGCLRKRP, from the coding sequence ATGAGCCAGAATCCTCCAGCCATCCGCCCCGATCTTGCCCCGAAGCCACTGTTCGATGGCCCCCGTCGCGATGGCCAGCCGACCATCGGCATGGTCTCTTTGGGCTGTCCGAAAGCCTTGGTCGACAGCGAGCGCATTCTGACGCGGCTGCGCGCCGAGGGCTATCAGATCAGCGCGGATTATTCCGGCGCGGACGCAGTGATCGTCAACACCTGTGGCTTTCTGGATAGTGCCAAGGCCGAAAGCCTTGAGGCCATCGGCGAGGCGTTGCAGGAGAATGGCAAGGTGTTGGTCACCGGTTGCCTCGGGGCCGACCCGGAGTATATCACCGGTGTGCATCCGAAGGTTCTGGCCGTCACCGGCCCGCATCAATACGAACAAGTGCTGGACGCGGTCCATGCGGCCGTGCCGCCCGCGCCCGATCCTTTCGTGGACCTTCTGCCCGCCACCGGCGTGAGCCTCACGCCCCGGCATTTCAGCTATCTGAAAATCTCTGAGGGCTGCAACCACGCCTGCAAATTCTGCATCATCCCGGACATGCGCGGCAAATTGCAATCGCGCCCGGTTCATGCGGTGCTGCGTGAAGCGGAGAAGCTCGTGGAGGCGGGCGTCAAGGAATTGCTCGTGATCTCGCAGGACACCTCGGCCTATGGGCTGGATCGCCGCTACGAGGCCTTTCCGTGGAAGGACCGTGAGGTGCGTTCGCATATCACCGATCTGGCGCGCGAATTGGGGCAACTGGGCGCGGCGGATGACCTCTGGGTCCGGCTGCACTACGTCTACCCCTACCCCCATGTGCGTGAGCTGATCCCGCTGATGGCGGACGCCGGCAATGCGGTGCTGCCCTACCTCGACATCCCGTTCCAACATGCCCACCCGGACACGCTCAAACGCATGGCCCGCCCTGCGGCCTCCGCGAAGGTCTTGGACGAGATTGCCGCCTGGCGCGCGATGGCGCCGGACATCACGCTCCGCTCCACGTTTATCGTCGGCTATCCGGGCGAGACGGAGGAAGAGTTCCAATACTTGCTCGACTGGATGGACGAAGCCCAGCTCGACCGTGTGGGATGCTTCCAATACGAAAACGTCGATGGCGCGCGCTCGAACGCGCTGGCTGACCACGTCGCGCCCGAGCTAAAACAGGAGCGCTGGGAACGGTTCATGGAGAAAGCGCAGGCGATTTCCGAGGCCAAACTGGAAGCGAAAGTCGGCACTGTTCAGCAGGTCATCGTGGACGACATTGACGAAGACGGCATCGCCACCTGCCGCACCAAGGCCGACGCGCCGGAGATCGACGGGAACCTGTTTATTGATGAGGGGACCGAGGGGCTCAGCGTTGGGGATTTGGTGACTGTGGAGGTCGATGAGGCTGGTGAGTATGATCTTTGGGGGTGTTTGAGGAAAAGGCCTTGA